In Deltaproteobacteria bacterium, the genomic stretch TGCCTGCGAGGTCGGGACCGGGCTTTAAAGTTACCTTGCCTGGCTGCCAGCCAGAAGGAGTGGCCTCGCCTGTTGCACGGACATGTTGGAACGCGTTTACCTGCCGGATCAGCTCCGCCACATTGCGACCGACAGGAGGAGTCAAAACCTCCATCGCCTGAATCACACCATCAGGGTCGATCAGAAAGCGACCCCGGATATCAACGCCTGCATCTTCGTCATAGACCCCGTAAACCCTGCCGATGCGCCCGCCGACATCTGAAAGCATCGGATAGGGCACACCACCAGGCACCATCTTGGATAGCTCTTCCTCCTGCCATATCTTATGGGTGAAACGGCTATCAACGCTCATCGCTAAAACCTGCACATCCAGCGACTTGAGTTCCTCGTATTTGACGGCAACTGCCGTCAGCTCGGTGGGTCAAACAAAGGTAAAATCACCAGGGTAGAAGCACAGAACCACCCATTTGCCTTTATAGTCTGATAGCTTGATGTTCTTAAAGCCACCACCTACAAAGGCGCTCGCTTCAAAATCTGGAGCTGGTTTGCCAACTTGAGCGATCATCTTAGGTCCCTCCTTTTGAATTTGTGTTGGTACAGATGCCTCAGCTTCCGGCAAGATTGGTCCTCGTGCCGGTTCCACACATTGATCTTTTGCTTCAGCCATAGTATCCCTCCTTCCTTCTTATTTATATTTCTGGTCCTGTATTGGTAGCTTTTTCAAGAATGCTATACATTTCTACCAATTTTCCGCCAGTAGTTCGAAGTAGGCCTGTGGATGATCGCAAGCAGGGCACCTGTCCGGGGCCTCCTTCCCCTCGTGGATGTAGCCACAGTTGCGACATCGCCACTTCACCACATTATCTTTGCGGAAGACCTTTCCCTCCTGGACGTTCCGCAAAAGGCCCAGATAGCGGCGTTCGTGCTGCCTTTCTGCGACGGCTATGGCCTTGAAGACCTCGGCGATCTCGGCAAATCCTTCCTCCTCAGCCACCTGTGCAAAAGAAGGGTACATCTGGGTCCACTCATAATTCTCTCCCGCAGCGGCCGCCCTCAAGTTTTCCTCAGTAGAACCGATCACCCCGGCGGGGAAGGAAGCCGCAATCTCCACCTCCCCCCCTCCGAGAAACTTGAAGAGCCTTTCGGCGTGCTCCTTCTCGTTGTCGGCGGTCTCGGCAAAAATTGCGGCGATCTGTTCAAAACCTTCCTTTCTCGCCTGGGAGGCGAAGTAGGTATAGCGGTTGCGTGCCTGGGATTCCCCGGCAAAGGCCGTAAGAAGATTTTTCTCCGTCCTTGTCCCTTTTAGATCCTTCATTTCAAACCTCCTTCTTTATTTTTGACAGGAGGGACAGAAATAGGTCCCTCTGCCATTTAATTTCTGTCGCTGAATCTCCCCTCCACATTCAAAACACCCCTCTCCCCCCCGACCGTAGACTAGTAGATGGTTCTGATACTCCCCCTCTCTGCCAAAGAGGTCATGCCAGTCGGAGATGGTGGTTCCACGACAGGCGATGGCCTTTTTGAGGATAGTCCCTGTGATTCCCCCAATCTTCTCCCATTCAGCCAGAGAAAGATCGCAGGCCTTCCGCCAGGGGCTTATGTGTGCTTGGTGGAGGATCTCACAGGCATAGATGTTGCCGACGCCAGCTATATGGCGTTGATCCATGAGGAATGATTTTACGGGGAGGCGGCTTTTTTGAGAGATTCCCCACAGGTGGGATGGGTCGAAATCCTCAAGCAGGTCGCTCCCCTCAAAAG encodes the following:
- a CDS encoding peroxiredoxin; translated protein: MAEAKDQCVEPARGPILPEAEASVPTQIQKEGPKMIAQVGKPAPDFEASAFVGGGFKNIKLSDYKGKWVVLCFYPGDFTFVUPTELTAVAVKYEELKSLDVQVLAMSVDSRFTHKIWQEEELSKMVPGGVPYPMLSDVGGRIGRVYGVYDEDAGVDIRGRFLIDPDGVIQAMEVLTPPVGRNVAELIRQVNAFQHVRATGEATPSGWQPGKVTLKPGPDLAGKVWKIWKPEMAF
- a CDS encoding rubrerythrin family protein, whose protein sequence is MKDLKGTRTEKNLLTAFAGESQARNRYTYFASQARKEGFEQIAAIFAETADNEKEHAERLFKFLGGGEVEIAASFPAGVIGSTEENLRAAAAGENYEWTQMYPSFAQVAEEEGFAEIAEVFKAIAVAERQHERRYLGLLRNVQEGKVFRKDNVVKWRCRNCGYIHEGKEAPDRCPACDHPQAYFELLAENW
- the mutM gene encoding bifunctional DNA-formamidopyrimidine glycosylase/DNA-(apurinic or apyrimidinic site) lyase, coding for MPELPELETLCDQLRQVVLGAEILETQALDSNLINVTGLEGRTVRSVNRRGKQLEIQLDDGRILLLHLRMTGRLLWQNGDGLPPQYARFVVSFPKGRIFLIDPRRFATLSVRKEDRSPFEGSDLLEDFDPSHLWGISQKSRLPVKSFLMDQRHIAGVGNIYACEILHQAHISPWRKACDLSLAEWEKIGGITGTILKKAIACRGTTISDWHDLFGREGEYQNHLLVYGRGGEGCFECGGEIQRQKLNGRGTYFCPSCQK